Genomic window (Chionomys nivalis chromosome 7, mChiNiv1.1, whole genome shotgun sequence):
AACAACAACATTCCAACAAATCCCAGTTTCTGTGAGTCTTAGATGTTCCCTTTTCATAACTTTCTATTTTCGATTTGGATTCAAGCTCACTTAAATTCACTTTGAAGTTGCGGGCTAAGACATTCGCCGGTGAGACCTGGCGTTGTCACGGTCCCAGCACCTGCCCGTGCACTTCCGTAGGGCTCCTACCACTTCTTTGTTTCTCAGGCTGTAGATGAGAGGATTGAGCATGGGGGTCACTATGGTGCCCAGCACAGCTCCTACCTGGTCTTGGTCAGGTGTGTGGGAAGAGGTGGGAGTCATGTAGATGAACATGGCCTGACCAAAATAGAGACTCACTACAGTCAGGTGGGAGGAGCAGGTGGCCAGGGCTTTATTCCTCCCCTTGGGAGAGTTCATCCTGTGGACGGTGAGGAAGATGAGGGTATAGGAGGTCAGGATCATAGTGAATGGGGCCAGGAGAAAGATAATGGTTGACACAAACTTCACCATCTCGTAGACTGATGTGTCCACACAAGACATTCTCAGAATGGCGGGCATTTCACAGAAGTAATGATTGATCTTCCTGGAGCCACAGAGAGGAAAATTCATGGGGTAGACGGTATGAAGGAGGGCTGCACCAGCCGCTCCAATCCAGGTGGAGGCGGCCATCTTCAGACAGACCTTGGGACTCATGAGAATGGTGTATCGCAGAGGGTGACAGAcagccacatagcggtcataggccattaGTGTCAGTAAGATGCACTCAGCAAGGCCGAGGGTGAGGAAGGAAAACATCTGAGCAGCACAGGCCAAGAAGGAGATGTCCTGCTTCCCAGTGAAGTAGTTGGTGGCTGCCTTGGGCACTGTGGTGGAGATGTAagccaggtcaatgagagacagCTGACTGAGCAggaagtacatgggggtgtggagGCGGGGGTCCAGCCAGATGAGCAGTATTAGAATGGAATTCCCAGCAGAGGCCAGGGCATAGatggagagaatgaggaagatgaggaggttTGGGTACCTGCAGCCGGGAAAGAGCCCCAGCAGGATGAAATCAGCTGTAGTTTTATTCTTCAGATCCATATTTTCATTCAGAGTTTCTTGTAGCAGATGAAAATCTACAATGttaaaagagaaagcatttgGCTGGAATAATTTTATTCTCTTGGCCATTGCCTCAGCTCTATCACCCTGGGGTTGAAACTCTGAAAGGGGGATTTTTCACAAGAGAGGCGTTGGGGTGAGGTACAGGAAGAGGGCATCGGGAAGGAGATGGGTATCAGGGGTGATGATAGAAAATCCCAAGTTGCAGGTCACTATGGTCAGTTCAGAACAAACCACTAAAGAACAGCCTGGGATTCAAGTGTAGACTACAGACAGCTGTTAGCTGACCCTAAGCTAAAGGTTGGGTAAGAGATACAATCAGTTCTTTCATATCCCAAACCCGCATTCTGAGTTTCAAGCCACACACAGCAGCTGTTTTACTGACTACAAAGTTACCAAGGGTAATATACTGTAGCTAAgctcttcttctgtgtttggtGTGGGCAGTGGGAGGGTGTCACTCAAATGATGCCCAGTACCCAGAGGAGATCAGTTTTTATGCCCAGTCCAATAAAAGCTATCGCCATCCCCACAACACAAAGACACTTGTTCttagttgtttttcttctttgtcccttTCAGGGTGTGTTatcctttctctgttcccttctcaaATACTTGCTTCTCTTCTTTTATGCTCCTGGTTTTGTCTGAGGTTGTACCTCTAAGAATCCACTCCAATGACCAAGATGTTTCTCCTTTTGTCCAGTAACAGAGGCATATTAAAATTTCACCCCATTGAAATTTTCCCTGGGACTTAGCAAGATCATAGCCTACAGTTATTCTGACTAGAACAAATTAATAATTAGTCCCCTTGATGATAAT
Coding sequences:
- the LOC130877003 gene encoding olfactory receptor 2T27-like, with the protein product MDLKNKTTADFILLGLFPGCRYPNLLIFLILSIYALASAGNSILILLIWLDPRLHTPMYFLLSQLSLIDLAYISTTVPKAATNYFTGKQDISFLACAAQMFSFLTLGLAECILLTLMAYDRYVAVCHPLRYTILMSPKVCLKMAASTWIGAAGAALLHTVYPMNFPLCGSRKINHYFCEMPAILRMSCVDTSVYEMVKFVSTIIFLLAPFTMILTSYTLIFLTVHRMNSPKGRNKALATCSSHLTVVSLYFGQAMFIYMTPTSSHTPDQDQVGAVLGTIVTPMLNPLIYSLRNKEVVGALRKCTGRCWDRDNARSHRRMS